In Salinigranum marinum, one DNA window encodes the following:
- a CDS encoding SRPBCC family protein, with product MHEVTVTRTIDAPTAAVWEVLDDFGGVATYNPGVLESGIIAGPDTGEGATRECVLDGSGRIEERIVDYEPNTSYTVEFIDMGDFPLKENVVTISVDEQVDTQTAVTMAARFTPKFGPLGWVMAKVMMESKFEETFGETLDGLASHVDSRVARGDPASEAASD from the coding sequence ATGCACGAGGTCACTGTCACCCGAACGATCGACGCACCGACGGCTGCCGTCTGGGAGGTCCTCGACGACTTCGGCGGCGTCGCGACGTACAACCCCGGCGTCCTCGAGTCGGGAATCATCGCCGGTCCCGACACCGGCGAGGGTGCGACCCGCGAGTGTGTGCTCGACGGGAGTGGTCGCATCGAGGAGCGAATCGTCGACTACGAACCGAACACCTCCTACACCGTCGAGTTCATCGACATGGGTGACTTCCCGCTGAAAGAGAACGTCGTCACCATCTCCGTGGACGAACAGGTGGACACACAGACGGCAGTCACCATGGCGGCACGGTTCACGCCGAAGTTCGGCCCCCTGGGCTGGGTGATGGCGAAAGTGATGATGGAATCGAAGTTCGAGGAGACGTTCGGGGAGACGCTTGACGGACTCGCGTCGCACGTCGACTCTCGAGTCGCCCGCGGCGACCCGGCGTCGGAAGCCGCCTCGGACTGA
- a CDS encoding dihydrolipoamide acetyltransferase family protein: MIREFKLPDVGEGVAEGELVAWHVKPGDGVVEDQVVAEVETDKALVEVPSPYDGTVAELRAEAGQMVPVGDVIITFDVPDEAGAEGEAEPESASASASEPETTTGPSDAPAATEPAASGDSAAGAESEGDADHEPDARVFAPPSVRRLAREEGVDLATIDGSGPGGRITEGDVRAAAEAEPGASADAAERDEGPAAVSFGGPSATSGDAAEGGEADDAASGAPTQATEAAGRDRTLAAPATRKLAADEGVDIDDVPATERRDGEAFVTPDAVRAYAEAQRAAQEADAAAVSAGEIGEAGDGEAASREPVAGPPATVETEPVTDGEEDERVPYRGIRRTIGEQMQRSKFTAPHVTHHDTAVVDDLVALRSELKPHAEARGVSLTYTPLVMTAVVKALKEHPKLNAVFDEENEEILRKREYHVGVAVATDAGLMVPVVRDVDRKGAVEIASELGGLVERAHDRSIAREEMRGSTFTITNFGAIGGEYATPIINYPEVAILGLGAIEQRPVVEEGEVVARHTLPLSLSIDHRVVDGADAGRFANTLIEYLENPRLLLL, from the coding sequence GAGGTTCCCTCCCCCTACGACGGGACCGTGGCGGAGCTCCGCGCCGAAGCGGGCCAGATGGTCCCGGTCGGCGACGTCATCATCACGTTCGACGTCCCCGACGAAGCCGGAGCCGAAGGGGAGGCCGAACCCGAGTCCGCGTCCGCGTCCGCGTCCGAACCCGAGACCACGACAGGGCCGAGCGACGCCCCAGCGGCGACCGAGCCGGCGGCGTCGGGCGACAGCGCCGCCGGGGCGGAGAGCGAGGGCGACGCAGACCACGAACCCGACGCGCGGGTGTTCGCCCCGCCGAGCGTCCGTCGGCTCGCCCGCGAGGAGGGCGTCGATCTCGCGACGATCGACGGGAGCGGCCCGGGCGGGCGGATCACCGAGGGGGACGTCCGGGCGGCGGCCGAAGCCGAGCCCGGAGCCAGCGCGGACGCCGCCGAGCGTGACGAGGGGCCCGCCGCGGTGAGTTTCGGCGGGCCGTCGGCGACGAGTGGCGACGCGGCGGAGGGAGGCGAAGCCGACGACGCGGCGAGCGGGGCGCCGACGCAGGCGACCGAGGCGGCCGGCCGCGACCGGACGCTCGCCGCGCCCGCGACCCGGAAGCTGGCGGCCGACGAAGGGGTCGACATCGACGACGTGCCCGCGACCGAACGGCGCGACGGCGAGGCGTTCGTCACGCCCGACGCGGTCCGGGCGTACGCCGAGGCCCAGCGGGCGGCACAGGAAGCCGACGCGGCCGCCGTGTCGGCGGGTGAGATCGGTGAGGCCGGGGATGGGGAGGCGGCGAGTCGCGAGCCCGTGGCTGGACCGCCCGCGACGGTCGAGACCGAACCCGTCACCGACGGGGAGGAGGACGAGCGGGTCCCCTACCGCGGCATCCGCCGGACCATCGGCGAGCAGATGCAGCGCTCGAAGTTCACCGCGCCGCACGTCACCCACCACGACACCGCCGTCGTCGACGACCTCGTCGCGCTCCGGTCGGAGTTGAAACCGCACGCCGAAGCGCGGGGCGTCTCGCTCACCTACACGCCGCTGGTGATGACGGCCGTAGTGAAGGCGCTGAAAGAGCACCCGAAGCTGAACGCCGTCTTCGACGAGGAGAACGAGGAGATCCTCCGTAAAAGGGAGTACCACGTCGGCGTCGCCGTCGCCACCGACGCGGGGCTGATGGTGCCCGTGGTTCGGGACGTCGACCGGAAAGGGGCGGTGGAGATCGCCTCGGAGCTCGGCGGCCTCGTCGAACGAGCACACGACCGGAGCATCGCCCGCGAGGAGATGCGGGGCAGCACGTTCACCATCACCAACTTCGGTGCCATCGGCGGCGAGTACGCCACGCCGATCATCAACTACCCCGAGGTCGCGATCTTGGGGTTGGGCGCGATCGAACAGCGGCCCGTCGTCGAAGAGGGGGAGGTCGTCGCACGACACACCCTCCCGCTGTCGCTGTCGATCGACCACCGCGTCGTCGACGGGGCGGACGCCGGACGGTTCGCCAACACGCTCATCGAGTATCTGGAGAACCCCCGGCTGTTGCTGTTGTGA